ACGACCGCGTCGACCGCGTGCTGAGCGACCTGAAGACGCTCGGCGTGAGCGAGTTGCGCATCGGGGTCTCCTGGGCCGACTGGCACACGCCCGAGGGCGAAGCGTGGTACGCGTGGCTGTTTCCACAGTTGGCCCGGCAGGTGAACGTGCTGCCATGCTTCCTGTACACGCCGCCCAGTTGGGGCGTGGCGCCCAAGACGAGCGCTCCGCCGCGTGATACGCGATGCTACGCCGACTTCATCGACCTGATGATTAAGCGGTTTGGACGGCACTTCGAGTACGTCGAGCTCTGGAACGAACCGAACAACCTGCGCGCGTGGGACGTCGCGCTCGACCCCTATTGGCTGAAGTTCAGCGAGATGGTCGGCGCGGCCGCCTATTGGGCCAAGCAGTGCGGCAAGAAGACCGTGCTTGGCGGTATGAGCCCCATCGATGCGGGTTGGCTCCGCCTGATGGGCGAGCGCAACCTGTTGCGCTATATCGACGCGGTCGGTGTGCACGCCTTCCCAGGTTCCAGCGAGGCCAAGTGGGAAGGGTGGCGGCCGGTCATCGACCCGGTTCGCACCGTGCTCGATCAATTTCAACCCGAGGCGCAAGTCTGGATCACCGAAACCGGCTACAGCACGTGGCGGCACGATGAGCGCCGCCAGTTGACGGCGTTTGTGGATACGATCGACGCGCCGGTCGACCGGGTCTACTGGTATGCCGCCCATGACCTGGATCCGATGCTGCCGACGGTGGATGGCTTCCACGCCGACGAACGCGAATATCACTACGGCCTGAAGCGCACCGATGGCGGCGAGAAGCTGCTTTACCGCCTGTGGGCCGAAGGCGGCACCGATGCGGTGCGCGATGCGTACTGGATCGGGCGCAGCGCGCACGTGATGGGCCAGGACAAGCCGGTGCTCATCACCGGGGGTTGCGGCTTCATCGGCACGAACGTCGCGCACCGCATAATGTCGAGCGGGCAAAGCGTGCTGCTGTACGACAACCTTTCTCGCCCCGGGGTCGAGAAGAACCTGCGATGGCTGCGCCAGGAGCACGGCGACTTGATGCGCATCGAGGCGGCCGACGTGCAGGACGCCCACGCGCTGCGCATGGCCGTGGCCCGCGCGAGCAAGGTGTTCCACTTCGCCGCCCAGGTTGCGGTGACGACGAGCCTCGTGAATGCGATCCACGACTTCGAGGTCAATGCCCGCGGCACGCTGAATCTGCTGGAGGCAATTCGCGCACAGGACGAGCCACCGCCGCTCGTGTTCACCAGCACCAACAAGGTCTACGGCGGTTTGCCCGACGTGCGTCTGCGATTGACGAATAACCGCTACGAACCCGTCGACGCCGCCGTGCGAGACTACGGCATTGGCGAATCGCGGCCACTGGACTTCCACAGCCCTTACGGTTGCTCGAAGGGCACCGCCGACCAATATGTGGTCGACTACGCCCGCACGTTTGGCCTGCCGGCGGTCGTGTTCCGCATGAGCTGCATGTACGGCCCGCACCAGTTTGGCAACGAGGACCAGGGCTGGGTGGCTCACTTCCTGATCAAGGCATTGAAGGGCGAGCCCATCACCATCTACGGCGACGGCAAGCAGGTGCGCGACATCCTGTTCATCGACGACCTCGTCGACGCCTTCCTGCTCGCTCAGGCACACATGAATGACGAACGCGTCCGCGGCCACGCATTCAACATTGGTGGCACGCCCGCGAACACGATCAGCCTGTTCGATCTGCTGGACATGATCGAAGACGTGCAGGGCACGCGGCCCGACGTGCGCTTCGGGTCGTGGCGGCCAGGCGACCAGCGCTACTACGTGTCTGACGCGCGCAAGCTGACCCGCGACACGGGCTGGCGACCAACCGTTTCAGCGGCCGAGGGCGTGGCACGCCTGAACGATTGGCTGGCGGCCAACGTTGCCAAGCCGCGCCGCCGGGCGATGTCGCTGGTGAAGCCGGGCCAGAGCGCCTGGAGCAGTATTGAAGCCAAGCAAGCTGCGGACACCGTCGCGCCGCTAACCCGGCCCGCCAAGGAGGACGTGAAATGACCGCCGCCGCTGTTGACCTGCAACCGTCAACCGTTCCCGTTAGGCGTTCCACCATGCGCGCGGCGGTGCTCGTTGCGCCCGAGGTGTTCGAGATGCGCAACGATGTCACCGTGCCCACGCCCGCCGCGGGCGAGGTGCGGGTGCGGATCGAAGGGTGCGGCGTGTGTGCGTCGAATATCCCGCCGTTCGAAGGTCGCGAATGGTTCCAATACCCCATGGCACCTGGCCAACTCGGCCATGAGGCATGGGGACGAATTGATGCGGTTGGTGAGGGTGTAAGTAGCCTTCAGGTGGGCGATCGCGTCGCGATGTTATCGAACAATGCATACGCCGAGTACGACGTGGCGCCGCAAGATAAGCTAGTTCGATTACCGGCGTCGCTAGACGGCCTACCGTTTCCGGCCGAGCCGTTGGGCTGTGCGATGAACATCTTTGAACGGGCCAATGTCCGCGCCGGCCAGACCATCGCCATCATCGGCATTGGCTTCCTCGGGGCGATGCTCACACAACTGGCGGCGCAAGCAGGTGCGCGTGTCATCGCCATTTCACGGCGGCCGTTCTCGCTGGACGTTGCGCGGCAGGCGGGCGCGCACGAGGTAATCCCAATGGACGACCATTGGCAGATCATTAACCGCGTCGCTGAACTGACCGCTGGCAGTGGCGGGTACGAGGTGAAGGGCTTCTGCGACGTGGTGATTGAAGCCGTCGGCAAACAGTGGCCGTTGGACTTGGCGGCCGAGCTTTGCGCGGTGCGCGGCCGGTTGGTCGTCGCGGGGTATCACCAGGACGGCCCACGGCAGATCAACATGCAGCTGTGGAACTGGCGTGGCCTGGACGTCATCAACGCCCACGAGCGAGATACCGCCGTCTACGTCCAAGGCATGAAAGCAGCCGCGGCGGCAGTCGCAGCAGGGCGGCTGGACCCATCGTCTCTGTACACGCACACGTTCCCGCTGGAACGCCTCGGCGACGCGCTTCGGATGACCCGCGAGCGGCCGGACGGCTTCCTGAAGGCACTGATCGAGATGTGAAGGAGATGACACCCGACATGAAGGTCCTGATGACGACAGACACGGTCGGCGGCGTATGGACGTACGCGCTCGACCTCATTCGCGCTCTACGGCCGCACGGCGTGGAAGTGGCACTGGCCACCATGGGCGCCGCCGTCTCGTCGGATCAGCGGGCTCAGCTGCAACGGTTGGAGAATGCCACATTGTTCGAAAGCACCTTTGCCCTTGAATGGATGCCCGATCCGTGGAACGACGTGCGCGAAGCTGGCCGCTGGCTGCTGGAGTTGGAGCAGACGCTTCAGCCAGATGTGATTCACTTGAACGGGTATGCGCACGGTGCGCTGCCGTTCGAGGCGCCGATCGTGGTAGTGGCGCACTCGTGTGTGTTGTCGTGGTGGCAGGCCGTGAAGGGCGAGGCCGCGCCACCGGAGTGGGACACTTACCGCCGGGCAGTACAGGAAGGCCTGCGCGGTGCCGATGCAGTTGTCGCACCGACGGCGGCGATGCTGGAATGCGTGCATCAACACTACGGCGTATTGGGCAACGAGCATGTCATTTTCAACGGGCGCGAGTCCGCTGCGTACGCTGTGAGAACGAAATCTTCCTTCATCCTGTCGGCCGGGCGGTTCTGGGACGAGGCGAAGAACATCACCGCGCTCGACTCCGTCGCACCGCATCTTACCTGGCCCATTTATGTCGCTGGCGACGTGGGCGGGCAACATGGTGCCAACGGTCGATGGACGACGAACGTGCGCTCGCTCGGCAGGCTCGATGCGGGTGCATTGGCGAAGCGGATGTCTCGCGCGGCGATCTACGCGATGCCGGCTCGGTACGAACCGTTTGGTTTGTCGATCTTGGAAGCCGCCATGTCTGGGTGTGCTCTGGTCATCGGCGACATCCCCAGCCTGCGCGAGGTGTGGGGCGACGCCGCGGTGTACGTGCCGCCGACCGATACGGCACAACTGACCGACGCGATTCGCGAGTTGTGCGTCAACGAAGGCCGGCGGGCCACCTTCGCGGCCAGAGCCACCGAACGCGCGCAACGGTACACGCTATCACAGGTCGGCGATCGTTACAAAGGTCTCTACCGGCAACTAACGGACTCCGCGAGCTTCAAGGAGAGCGATTCGAACGCGCCAGGGGCGCAAGAAGGGATTGCATGCGTTTCGTGATGTTCTATCACTCGCTGTTGTCGGATTGGAATCACGGCAATGCCCACTTCCTGCGCGGTGTCGTCTCCGAGCTTCTACTGCGCGGGCACCGGGTCGATGTGTACGAACCCGGCGACGCCTGGAGCCTGCAGAACCTGACAGCGGAGCACGGGCAGGAACCGATCGCTGCATTTCGCTCCGCTTATCCGGGGTTGACCAGCCTCCCCTACGACGCGTCCACGCTCGATCTGAATGCGGTGCTGGACGGTGCCGATGTCGTCTTGGTCCACGAATGGAGCGACCACGATCTGGTTCGCCGGGTTGGGCAGCACCGGGCACAAGGCGGCAGCTATCAGTTGCTGTTCCACGATACGCACCACCGCGCGATTACCGAAGAAGCGTCGATGTCGCGCTACGACCTCACCCATTTCGACGGCGTACTGGCCTTCGGCAACGTGCTGCGCGACCTCTACCTGAACCGCGGTTGGACCCGGCGCGCCTGGACCTGGCACGAGGCCGCCGACACGCGCCTCTTCCGCCCGATCGCCGACCGGCCCTGCGATGGCGACCTGGTGTGGGTAGGCAATTGGGGCGATGACGAACGCACGGCCGAGTTGCAGGAGTTCCTGCTGGACCCCGTGAAGCAGCTGAAGCTGAAGGCGCGCATCCACGGTGTGCGCTATCCTGATCACGCCAAGTCCGCACTGGCCGACGCCGGTGTGGAGTATGCGGGCTGGCTTGCCAACTTCCGCGCCCCCGACGTCTTTGCGCGCTTCCGCGTCACGGTTCACGTGATGCGTCGCCCGTACACGTTGGCGCTGCCCGGCATCCCGACGATTCGCGTCTTCGAAGCGCTGGCGTGCGGCATTCCGCTCGTCTGTTCGCCTTGGAACGATGCCGAGAACCTCTTCACCGCAGGGCAGGATTACCTGGTGGCCCGCAATGGCGAGGAGATGAGGCGCCACCTGCGGACACTGATCAGCGACCGCGATTATGCACGTCAACTGGCTGCGCATGGGCATCGCACGGTCCTATCACGACACACGTGTGCGCATCGCGTCGATGAGTTGCTCAACATCGTCGCGGAGCTGCGTGTAGAGCGGCGGCCTGCCGGGGGGCACTTGTCGACGTCGGCACCCGCCAACAAGTCCGCCGCATTGGAGCACGCGCAGTGAATTGGTTCAGATAAGCATGGAACGATTATGAACTCACGCCTGAACATCGCATTCTTCGGCTCAAGCCTCGTCAGCGCGTATTGGAACGGTGCCGCCACGTACTACCGTGGCATCGTGCGAGCGCTGCACGGCCGCGGACACAAGGTCACGTTCTACGAGAGCGACGCGTACGATCGCCAGAAACATCGAGACATTGCGGACCCCGAATGGGCGAAGGTCGTCGTCTACTCGCATGAAAGCACGGGAGACGTACGGCGATGTTTGGACGTCGCGGCCGAGGCGGATCTGATCATCAAGGCGAGCGGCAACGGCGTGTTTGATGATCTGCTGGAAGCGGCCGTGGCTGATCTGAAGCGACCGTCGAACGTTGTCTGCTTCTGGGATGTCGACGCTCCCGCGACGCTCGAGCGCGTTCAGACGAACCCGGCCGACCCGTTCCGCTCGCTCGTGCCGCGGTACGACCTCGTACTTACCTACGGGGGCGGTGACCCGGTGGTGCAGGCGTACGAGGCACTGGGGGCGCGAAAGTGCATCCCGATCTACAACGCGCTCGACCCCCATACGCATCACCCAGTCCAGCCAGAACCGAAGTTCGCTGCCGACCTTGGCTTTTTGGGCAACCGATTGCCCGACCGCGAGGCGAGGGTTGAGGAGTTCTTCCTCAATACCGCCGCACAGTTGCCGGCCATGCAGTTCATGATTGGTGGCAATGGCTGGCACGACAAATCGATGCCGGCGAACGTGCGCGACGTCGGCCACGTTTACACGCGCGATCACAATGCGTTCAACTGTTCGCCGCGCGCCGTGCTGAACGTCAATCGCGACAGCATGGCTCGGTACGGATTCTCACCCGCCACCCGCGTGTTCGAGGCGGCCGGCGCTGGCGCGTGCCTTATCACCGATGCATTCGTAGGCGTCGAACAGTTCTTCGAGCCTGACGAAGAAATCCTCGTCGCTCGCGATGGCGACGAAGTGGCGGAACACGCGCGTTCGTTGTCGGCCGAGCGGGCGAGAACGATCGGCCAGGCGGCGCTGCGGCGGGTGTTGTCGGAACACACTTACGATCACCGCATCGGTCTGCTTGAGCAAGTGCTCGATGGGGTTGGCAGCAGCCGACCGGGACAGGCAGCCACTCTCGCATCGGTGTCAGCATGACGACCTTAAACTTCACGCAAAACCCGGAACAGGCAGTTGCAGCAGGCACGCGCGCGCCAACAGATGCTGAGTCGCTGCGGATCGTCATCATCGGGTTGACGATCACCAGTTCGTGGGGCAACGGCCACGCCACCACCTACCGTGGACTGGTTCGCGAACTGGTGCGCCGCGGTCACGACGTGGTGTTTCTGGAGCACGATAAGCCGTGGTACGCCAGCAATCGCGATTTGCCCAATCCGCCTTATGGGCAGACATGTCTGTACGACAGCATTGACACACTAAAGGACCAGTTCGAATCTGACGTTCGAAATGCGGATCTCGTCATCGTTGGATCGTACGTGCCAGAGGGCGTCACCGTAGGTGAATGGGTCACTCGAACCGCCCGCGGTACGACCGCGTTCTACGATATCGATACACCGGTGACCCTGGCCAAGCTGGCTCGTGGCGATTTGGAATATCTGTCGCCGGAACTAATTCGCAAGTACCGAATGTACCTGTCATTCACCGGCGGGCCGACGCTCACGCGGCTCGAGCAGCAGTTCGGCTCACCCCGTGCGCTGCCGCTCTATTGCAGTGTCGACCCGGCGTTGTACCACCCGGAAGAACGCCCGCGGCGATGGGACCTCGGCTACCTCGGCACGTACAGCACCGACCGTCAACCACCGTTGGACCGATTGCTGTTGCAGCCGGCCAGGGAATGGGAACAAGGCCGTTTCGTGGTGGCCGGGCCGCAATATCCACAGGATGTCGATTGGACGAACGTCGATCGCATCGAGCATCTGCCCCCTGCGGAACATCGCGCGTTTTACAACGAGCAGGCCTTCACGCTGAACATCACGCGCGCCGACATGATCGCCGCCGGCTACAGCCCGAGCGTACGCCTGTTCGAAGCGGCAGCGTGCGGGGTACCGATCATCAGCGACGTGTGGGACGGCATCGAGACCCTCTTCACCCCCGATGAGGAAATCCTGCTGGCACGGTCGACGGCAGACGTGCTGCGATACCTGCGCCAGACCAGCGACGCCGACCGCCGGCAGATTGGTGAGCGCGCCCGGCAGAAGGTGCTGTCCGCCCACACCGCGGCGCATCGGGCGGCGGAACTGGAGCGCTATGCCCTGCAATCGTTAGGCGGTCGAACGCCGATGGCGACGCCGGTTGCATGATTTATCTGCTTCGACCGGACAAGGAGTGCAAGCCCAACAGCCGACGGAGTGACCGCTATGACGACAACGATCGACCACGATTCCAAAGCCGCCGCGGTAGATCCTGAGATCGCCGCGCTTGGTCCCTGGTTTCACAACCTGCATTTGCCTGATGGCCGACAGACTTGCCCCGACCACTGGCTCGGCGATTTTCCGTCCTTCAAGTGGCGGGAGGTCGCCGGCTCAATTCCGGAGGACCTGAACGGTTGGCGGTGCCTCGACATCGGATGCAACGCCGGCTTCTACTCGTTCGAGATCGCCAAGCGCGGCGGCAGCGTGCTGGGCATCGATCTCGATGATCGATATCTCACGCAAGCGCGCTGGGCCGCAGAACAGTTCGGGTTGAGCGGCCGCACGCGCTTCGAACGCATGCAGGTGTACGACCTGGCCCGGCTGAACGAGCGGTTCGACCTCGTGCTCTTCATGGGCGTGCTCTACCACCTGCGCTACCCGATGCTGGGGCTCGATATCGTCTGCCAGAAGGTCGATCGGCTCATGCTGTTCCAAACGCTGACGATGCCCGGCACCGACGTGTTCGAACAGACGTGGGACCGCAACTTCCCCGAGCGACACCTCATGCAGGAAGCCGGCTGGCCAAAGATGGCCTTCTTCGAGCACGGCTTCGCCGGCGACCCGACGAACTGGTGGGCGCCGAACCATGCGGCGTGTGAAGCGATGTTGCGGTCGGCGGGCATGTGCATCGTCGGTCGGCCGGGTCACGAGTTCTACCTGTGCGAGCCTGATCCTGCTCGGCCGGCCAGCATCGCCACGTGGAATGCCGCGGAGCTGCTGTCGGCGACGGGGCGGTCGCAACGGTAGGTCGCCCACATCGCAGGAGGTCCTGATGTCGACGGTGCTCGCACACGATGGAACGCAACGCGCCCGCACGCTGCGCGACACGCTGGGCGTGTGCCAGTGGTTTCACTATGAGGACCACCGTGCCGTCGACCGCACGATCGAGCTGATGCGGGAGTTAAACGTCAGGCACCTGCGCACCGGCGTGTCGTGGGCCGACTACGTTCGACCCGGTGGCAAGGCGTGGTACGACTGGCAGATGGCGCGGCTGCGCGAGGGCGGCATCGACGTGCTGCTGTCCGTCTGGCACACGCCGCCGAGCATCTCGATCGCCAACGCCTGCAATGCGCCGCCGCGGCGTTTGCAGGACTACGCGGACTTCATCGACCTGCTCATCACCGACTACGGCGACGCGTTCAGCGCGCTGGAGCTGTGGAACGAGCCCAACAACCGCTACAAGTGGAACTTCCCCGTCCACGATCCCCAGTGGCGCCAGTTCGCCGAGATGATCGGCGCGGCGGCGTACTGGGCGAAGCAGCGGGGCGTGTACACGGTGCTGGGCGGCATGATCCCGGTCGACCATCACTGGCTAAACCTGATCGCCGACTACGGTGTGCTGCAACACATCGACGCCGTCGGCATCCACGCCTTCCCCGGCATGTGGTTCCCAGACAACCCAAACTGGGACTGGCACGCCCGCTGGGACGGCTGGGCCGCCAAAATCGCCTACGTCGCCGAGCATTCCGGCGGCCGCCCGATCTGGGTCACTGAGACCGGTATTGCAACGTGGGACCTGGCGCTGCACCGCGAGGCTAAGTACGAACTGCAAGTGCAGGCGCTGCGCGACGCCGCGGCCGCCGCTGCGTCATCGTCGGCCGCGCGGGTGTATTGGTACAGCCTGATCGACCTCGACCCGACCCGAGATGCTATCGAAGGGTTCCACGTTGATGAGAACGAGTACCACATGGGACTGGTGAAGGATGATGGGTTTCGGAAGGACGCGTTCGAGGTAATGAAGCAACTGATGCGAACCCCGGCAAGTATCGTCCCTCTGGAAATGAAAAAAGCCATGCCGTCAACTCGGGTTTGAGGACGGCACGGCTGGATAGAGTTTACCGAGTACTACTTAGATGCCTTACGACTCCTAGTAGTCGTACGGCGAGACACGAACTTGACCGAACTCGTGGATTTGAACGGTCGCGGCATGCCCGTCCACGAAGCTCACGTTGATACGCTTATCGTGACGCTTCAGCGGAATACCAGCCGTTAGCCAGCTCGCCTCGTAGATGTTCCGCAGGGTGCCACCGCCCGACCAATGGCTGGAGTAAACCAGCATGGCATTGTCCTCTACATCATAGGACGGAGACGGACTGGTCTGCGGCCAAACGCCGCGGTCGGCAAACAGCATCGTCTCAGACGACTTCTTCACGCGGTGAAGCAGCGTCTGCAGGGGCTGGCCTTGCGTACCGTTATATGACGGCTGGCCCTTATAAGTGCCAAGTGTGTGCGAGAAGCCGACCCGTCCCTCGCCAGACGAGTTGGACACGGCCGCGATGTCGGCATTGATGCCATATGACACCTTGATCCGCTCGTGCGTGATGTTGTTCATCCGGTAGCCGCCATCTTCGATGGCGGGATCGCTGGGGCACCAGAAAATCTTCGCGACATCGTCGGGAGCATCCTGGAAGTTCACGCTCGACTTCTTACCGAGATAGGGGAGCAGTGCGCTCGCCCAGTCTTTGATGTCGCCCGAGTCGCGGTACTGCCACTTTCGGCGCGACGGGTCTTGATCGTTGAATGCGATCGCGTGCTCGGTCGCGGTGGGAATGCGTCCCTTCCACTCATTGGCGTGCATGATGGCCGCCATGGCGATCTGGCGCAGATTCGATGTGCACTGAAGGTTCTGTGCGGCCCGCCGCGCCTTGTTCAGGCTAGGCAGCAGGATGCTGATCAGCAGGGCGATGATGCCGATGACGACCAGCAGTTCAACCAGGGTGAAGGCCGTGGGACGACGCGTGGGAGTAAGGTGGGTCATAGAAGTGCCTTGTGTTCTTATGAATACGGTGAGTTTCCTAATCGGTTTCTAGTGGTTTACCCTTTTTTTGCGACGGCGGAGCAGCAGGCCACTGGCGGTGGCCAGCAGGCCGAGGGACGTCGGCTCGGGGACGGGGACCGCGGCGCTCAGCGAGCGGTAGTAGTCCAGCGTGCCCTGCGACACGAGCGGCGACGAGCCGTTCGGCGCGGTCAGACCCAGGTTGTGCAGCCGCTGCAGCTCGTTACCCAATATGAACCAGTCCGAATTGGTCAGATAACCGTCCGCGTTCAAGTCGGCGGCGGGGTTGAACTGGCGGTTGTTGGTCGACAGGAGCCGCAGCATCTCGTCGAGGTCGTTGCCCTCGATGTAGCCGTCGAACGTCGTATCACCCAGCCCATGGCCGCGTCCGGTGGCGGGGTTGATGCCGGCGAAGCGTTGCACGTTGTAGGTGCCGGTCATCTCGTAGGTGACGATCGTGATCGCGTTGTTGCCGTTGTTGATGTCCGACAGGCCGAACTTGAACAGATCGGTGTCGATCTGCCCGGCCCGGTTGCCACCGTTCACCAGCGACTGCACTTCGGCGTCGGTGAGGGCCGCCCCGAGGTTCATGAACACGTGCATGCTGTCGGCGGTGCCATCGGTCGATTGAACGAGCAGGTCGCGGTCCTCCGGATGGGCCGGGTCCCACGGCTTGAACTCGCTCGTCAACACCTGACTTACCGGCTTCAGCCGGTCGACGTAGATCGTCTCCTTGAAGCTGCTGTAGACCGCCGGTCCACCGTCGCTGCGATGGCGGAAGGCGCGCACCTCGATGAAGTGGTAGCCCTCGCTCAGCTGCGAAGCGTCGACCGATTGGCTGTAGCTGCCGTTGCCGGTCGCGCTGCCGTAGCCGGCGTTGCTTTGCGAGAAACGTTCGAACCCGTAGACGACGCTGTTGGGCGTGACGTGGTCGACGTACCCGTTGCCGTTCACGTCGATGCCGCCGTCGATCTTGAGCACGGCCCCGTCGCCGTCGGCGTCGTAGTCGCGGAAGTAACCGAGCAGGTTGACCGCGTTCGTGTTCAGCGTGATGTCGAAGTTGTCCGACTTCACCACCTGCACGCTGGCGGTGCGGGCCGAGCCGTTGTTCCAGTCGGTCTGCGCATCGGGCCCGATCGTCTGGGCGACGTTGCTGAGCAACAGTTGGCCTTGGGGCGTGGCCAAGCCGTAAATCAGGTAGCCCTTGTCGACGTTATCGTTGTTCAGGAACTTGGCCCGCACGTACGAGGGGCCGTTGAAGTAGTCGTTGGTGACGGTCAGCAGTTCCGGCAGGCCGTTGGCCTTGGCGTTGCCGGTCAGTTCGATCAGTGGCGTGCCCCAGGGCAGGTCCACGTTCATGTTGGTCCAGTCGCTCGAGCCACCGTCGTTGCGGTTGGAGAGCATGACCAACGCCGATCCGCTGCGCTCGAACGCGTGGTAGTCGGTGCTGATCCAGCGCTCGCGATAGTCACCGCGGCCATGCGTGTTGCGGATGTTCACCAGTTCCGTGATCGTGTCACCGTAACGGCCACCGAGCGCGTCGCCGCGACCGTCTTTGGGAAAGTCGCGGCCGTTGCCGTGCTCTTTGGCGTTGAAGTAGACGACGGCGTTGCCCGGCTGCATGAGCACGTAGGCATGGGCGACGTTGTTGAGGTAGGCGCCGTTGCCCTTGTCGTGGCTGCCCACGAACATCACGCCGGCCGAGCCGTTGCGCTTGCCGTCGTCGTAGCTGTCGAGGCCGGCGTTCACGACGTTGTTCCAGTTGTTCTGGAAGCCGTTGCCGGTCAGGTTGTTGTTGAGCGCGTCGACGAGCGCAAAGTCGAGCACGTCACGGTTGCCACCAATTCGGCCGGGATCGTTGGGGTTGATGTCCTTGCGGACAAAGTCATCGTCAACCTGGTTTGCATCGTGCCAGTCGGCCCCGCGCAGCAGGTAGTCGCGGTTGCTATCGAACACCTCGCCGTAGCTGAAGACGTGCGCGGTGGAACCGTCGAGCAGCTTGCGGTCGTTCGACCGGTAGACGGCCCGGTCGTAGTAGTTCAGGCTGAAGCCTTCGACGTGCTTGGCCGCGTCGATGCGGAAGCCATCGGCGCCGATCTCCTGCACCAGCCACTGCGTGTAGCGCATCAGGTAGCCGGTGGCGTTCTCGGGCGTCGCGTCGCCGGCCATCGGGTTCTCTTTGTTGAACGAGTAAACCTTGATGTCGGTTTCGCCGGTGCGCGGGTCAAAGACGCTGATCGACGGGCCTTGCAGGTCGGGGTAAAAGCGCGCGTTGTTCGGGTCGGCCACGTTCGCCAACCGACCCCACTGCGCCGTGGTACCGGCGGGGAGGTTGCGGGAATCGTTCGGATCGACGGGGTTTCGGATGAACTGCCAGTTCTTCCCGTGATCGATGTCGATCAGACCCGAGAGGCGGCCCTGGAGGTCGCCGTAGGAGTACGACGAGTTGAAATCACCGTCGGTGTTGGGAACGCCGTAGGGGTCACTTCCACCGTCGGGGTTCTGCATGACGAATCCGGGATAGCCACCCGCTTCGATGAAACCGGGGGTGCCGGCGTCGCTGAACCCGTTGTGGTTGATGATCAGGTCGAGGTGAAGGTCGACCCCGATCTTGTCGTACGTGCGGGCGACGTTCTTCAGGCCCTTCTCGGTGCCGTAGAGCGTGGGGTTGCCGGCCTTGCCGAGGTCGAACCGGTCGTAGACGTCGTAGCCGACCGATTGATTGCCACTATCCGCCCGGCCCGGTGGCGGCAGCCAGACCGATCCATAGCCCGCCTTGAACACGTCGGCAGCGCGGCGGGCCTGCGACTGGTAGGTGCCGTCGAACCACTGCAAGATCGCCGGTGCCGAGACATCTTCTGCGTGGGCATTGCCCGTGAGCGAAGCGATCACCATCGCGGCGGCAAGGGCAAGGGCGGACTGGCGGGGCGGTGTGTACATCATGGTTGCTTAAACAAATTGAACCGATTAACCGCTATTGAATAAGAAGGGCCGGCACCCGGTAGGATGCCGGCCTTCGGTGCGTTAGTTCGCGTGACGACGACGCAGCAACGCGACGCCACCCAGCGCGAGCAGCCCAAGGCTGGTCGGTTCGGGGACGGGCGTTGCAGTGGTGAAGGTGCCGAAAGTCGAGAATGTCTGCGTGCCGGTGAACCCGGCGTTCGGCGCGTCACCGGCGCTGCCCGGCGTGGTCACGCTCAGGCCGATCGTCTCGTTCGAGCGGTAGCCTGACGTGCTGATCAGCGTGCCGACAAAGTCGAACGAGCCACCGTCGGCCACGCCGAGCGCGGCCTTGCTGTAGCTGAAGGTGAACGGCCCGGTGCCGCTACCGCTCAAACCACCACTGCTGACGAAGCCGAAA
Above is a window of Tepidisphaeraceae bacterium DNA encoding:
- a CDS encoding PEP-CTERM sorting domain-containing protein (PEP-CTERM proteins occur, often in large numbers, in the proteomes of bacteria that also encode an exosortase, a predicted intramembrane cysteine proteinase. The presence of a PEP-CTERM domain at a protein's C-terminus predicts cleavage within the sorting domain, followed by covalent anchoring to some some component of the (usually Gram-negative) cell surface. Many PEP-CTERM proteins exhibit an unusual sequence composition that includes large numbers of potential glycosylation sites. Expression of one such protein has been shown restore the ability of a bacterium to form floc, a type of biofilm.) — encoded protein: MMYTPPRQSALALAAAMVIASLTGNAHAEDVSAPAILQWFDGTYQSQARRAADVFKAGYGSVWLPPPGRADSGNQSVGYDVYDRFDLGKAGNPTLYGTEKGLKNVARTYDKIGVDLHLDLIINHNGFSDAGTPGFIEAGGYPGFVMQNPDGGSDPYGVPNTDGDFNSSYSYGDLQGRLSGLIDIDHGKNWQFIRNPVDPNDSRNLPAGTTAQWGRLANVADPNNARFYPDLQGPSISVFDPRTGETDIKVYSFNKENPMAGDATPENATGYLMRYTQWLVQEIGADGFRIDAAKHVEGFSLNYYDRAVYRSNDRKLLDGSTAHVFSYGEVFDSNRDYLLRGADWHDANQVDDDFVRKDINPNDPGRIGGNRDVLDFALVDALNNNLTGNGFQNNWNNVVNAGLDSYDDGKRNGSAGVMFVGSHDKGNGAYLNNVAHAYVLMQPGNAVVYFNAKEHGNGRDFPKDGRGDALGGRYGDTITELVNIRNTHGRGDYRERWISTDYHAFERSGSALVMLSNRNDGGSSDWTNMNVDLPWGTPLIELTGNAKANGLPELLTVTNDYFNGPSYVRAKFLNNDNVDKGYLIYGLATPQGQLLLSNVAQTIGPDAQTDWNNGSARTASVQVVKSDNFDITLNTNAVNLLGYFRDYDADGDGAVLKIDGGIDVNGNGYVDHVTPNSVVYGFERFSQSNAGYGSATGNGSYSQSVDASQLSEGYHFIEVRAFRHRSDGGPAVYSSFKETIYVDRLKPVSQVLTSEFKPWDPAHPEDRDLLVQSTDGTADSMHVFMNLGAALTDAEVQSLVNGGNRAGQIDTDLFKFGLSDINNGNNAITIVTYEMTGTYNVQRFAGINPATGRGHGLGDTTFDGYIEGNDLDEMLRLLSTNNRQFNPAADLNADGYLTNSDWFILGNELQRLHNLGLTAPNGSSPLVSQGTLDYYRSLSAAVPVPEPTSLGLLATASGLLLRRRKKRVNH